One Brachyspira pilosicoli P43/6/78 genomic window carries:
- a CDS encoding type II toxin-antitoxin system RelB/DinJ family antitoxin: MSEITIKIDDKLKNEADKLFNDLGLDFNTAINIFLRTSINTQSIPFKIEKTKQLDINNEEDNFYNEENIKFLKEGYLELKSGLGHKRELLNE, encoded by the coding sequence AAATAACTATTAAAATTGATGATAAATTAAAAAATGAAGCTGATAAACTTTTCAATGATCTTGGATTGGATTTTAATACAGCTATTAATATATTTTTGAGAACATCTATAAATACTCAGTCTATCCCATTTAAAATAGAAAAAACTAAACAATTAGATATAAATAATGAAGAAGATAATTTCTACAATGAAGAAAATATAAAATTTTTAAAAGAAGGATATTTGGAATTAAAATCTGGATTAGGACATAAAAGAGAGTTATTAAATGAATAA
- a CDS encoding DUF2806 domain-containing protein, producing MVIKVIEKLKDEEKVSDDPVNKDWSKRFFNIAENISDDYMQELWSRVLAGEIKQPNSFSLRTLETLKNISKEEAELFVKISKFLFYSINNEYFLFKNMTLLEKYNIKFLDILKLMDAGLFVSIERLFINLSENNTTILNNGYYFQIKLINGINIFDIKNNINSSQIPIYKVSEAGKEILKLVDEKCSNNDFFIDNIKYIKKNYWNVELILREVERIDFENGLIHTKNNNLINSI from the coding sequence ATTGTAATAAAAGTTATTGAAAAATTAAAAGATGAAGAAAAAGTTTCTGATGATCCTGTAAATAAAGATTGGAGTAAAAGATTTTTTAATATAGCAGAAAATATAAGCGATGACTATATGCAAGAATTATGGTCTAGAGTATTGGCTGGAGAAATAAAACAACCTAATAGCTTTTCGCTTAGAACTTTGGAAACATTAAAAAATATATCTAAAGAAGAAGCAGAACTTTTTGTAAAAATATCTAAATTTTTATTTTATAGCATTAATAATGAATATTTTTTATTTAAAAATATGACTTTATTGGAAAAATATAATATTAAATTTTTAGATATACTAAAACTTATGGATGCAGGTTTATTTGTTAGCATAGAAAGATTATTTATTAATCTTTCTGAAAATAATACAACTATATTGAATAATGGCTATTATTTTCAAATAAAATTAATAAATGGTATTAATATTTTTGATATAAAAAATAATATTAATAGCTCTCAAATACCAATATATAAAGTATCTGAAGCAGGAAAAGAAATATTAAAATTAGTAGATGAAAAATGTTCAAATAATGATTTTTTTATTGATAATATTAAATATATAAAGAAAAACTATTGGAATGTAGAGCTCATATTGAGAGAAGTAGAAAGAATTGATTTTGAAAACGGTTTGATACATACTAAAAATAATAATTTGATTAATAGTATATAA
- a CDS encoding Txe/YoeB family addiction module toxin encodes MNKIFYDKAWEDYLYFQKNDKKILQKINDLIKDIERNGLLIGTGKPERLKGELNGLYSRRINHEHRLVYYIEDNNLFIVGCKTHYKNN; translated from the coding sequence ATGAATAAAATTTTTTATGATAAAGCTTGGGAAGATTATCTTTATTTTCAAAAGAATGACAAAAAAATATTACAGAAAATTAATGATCTTATAAAAGACATAGAAAGAAATGGCTTATTAATTGGTACAGGAAAACCAGAGAGATTAAAAGGTGAGTTGAATGGATTGTATTCAAGGCGAATAAATCATGAACATAGATTAGTATACTATATTGAAGACAATAATTTATTTATAGTTGGTTGTAAAACTCATTATAAAAATAATTAA